The genomic region GCGCATATCCGTAGGACCGCAGATCAGATAAATCTGTTTGCCGCTGTGATCGAACATGAAAACTCCCCCTTGCTGTTAAGTTACGGGGGAGTTTAGACGTTTGATGTTATCTGGGATAGGTACGGATGGTTTGACGCTTACCTTACCTTACATTTGACGCTTACCATATTGTTGGAAAAGTTTGGGAGTAAAACAAAAAACGGCCCGTAAGTAAAAACTTACGAACCGTTGATATATCTGGAGCGGAAGACGGGATTTGGACCCGCGACCCCAACCTTGGCAAGGTTGTGCTCTACCCCTGAGCTACTTCCGCAATATCTGCAGTTTTACTGGTGGCGGGACCCAGAATTGAACTGGGGACACACGGATTTTCAGTCCGTTGCTCTACCTACTGAGCTATCCCGCCATCTCAGTGGCGTTTAAAAAAGTGGCGGAGCTGACGGGACTTGAACCCGCGACCTCCGGCGTGACAGGCCGGCGCTCTAACCAATTGAGCTACAGCTCCACTTCGGTGTTGTCCAATGGTGGGCGGAATAGGGTTCGAACCTACGACCCCCTGCGTGTAAGGCAGGTGCTCTCCCGCTGAGCTATCCGCCCGCTCCGCATAGCCGTACCGCATCAGCGACAACGTAAGCTATTATACCGATTTCAGCTTACATGTCAACAGTTTCATGACATTCTTGCCGCCGGATCTTTCTCCTGTTTTTTAGTTTCTTCTGAGAAGGGCGTTCCCCCACTGTGCCCCGACTCCGATCCATATGACCGGTATGCCGGTGTAGTCCTCAATAAATTTTATGTATGCCCGAGCCTGTTGCGGCAGTGCTTTAAGTTCGCTGCAGCCGACAAGGTCTACCTTCCATCCGGGCATTGATCTGTAAACAGGTTCCGCCCTATACATCTCGTCAATGCTGAGGTCAAAACTTTTTCTCTCTTTGCCGTCAACTATGTACGATGTGCATATTTTAAGTTCGTCAATGCCGGTAAGCACGTCCAGTTTCGTCATTGAAAGGGTATGGACCCCGTTTTCCCGCAGTGCATATTTAAGCGCGGGAAGGTCAAGCCATCCTATGCGCCTTGGTTCGCCTGTTATGCCGGCGAATTCACCGCCCCTGTTTCTTATGAACGGCGCCACAGAACCTGTTTCTTCCGTTATAAACGGGCCGCTGTCCGTTCTGGTACAGTATGATTTTGCAACTCCTATCACATGCATCGGCGCACTATTCCTGATACCTGTCCCTATAAAGGCCGATGCAGAAATAGTCGATGCCGGCATTATGTAGGGGTATATCCCCCTGTCTATGTCGTTCATGGTACCATCGCTGCCCTCAAAGAGTATCCCAAGGTTTTTTGCGAATGCTGTCTCAACTATCGCCGTCGGGTCTCCAATATATGGCTTAAGTTTTTCTCCATTTTCCAGGCATTTCCCCAGGAGCACCGACGGTTCAAGCTCTTTTTCCCCGTATATTTTGGAGAAGTATTCATTTTTGATAGTCAGGTTATGCTCGATCTTTTTACGCAGCACATCAGGCGAGAAAAGATCTCCCGCCCTTATTCCCAGACGCCGGAATTTGTCTGCGCAGCATGGTCCAAGACCTAATTCCTGCATTGTCCTGTTGTTCCCGTGCCCAAGTATGCGGCCCTCCAGGACATCCAGTTTTTTATGGTAGTCCAGTATAAGATGGCACTCAGGGCTGATGACTAGCTCCGCTTTAAGCACCCCGGCTTCTTTAAGCAGGGATATTTCTGCGGATATTTTTTCAAGGTCAAGGACAACATTACAGCATATAAGGCATTTCTTCCCGTCATTGTTTATTCCGCTTGGAAGATAGTTGACTCTGAATCGTTCTCCGCCTGCTGTTATGCTTCGGCCGCCATTGGAACAGCCCTGAAAGCGTATTATTACTCCGGAACGGCCGGCAAGGAAATCCAGCATGCGCCCCTTACCTTCATTGCCCCACTGCATACCTATGACTATGTTGTTCTCAGAACCGGTCATTCGGCATCTCCCTTTTCCTGATGCAGAGCAAGTATCCCCGCCATTTCGGGAATAGTTATAAGGCGCACGGGAAGTGTTCTGTAATTTGCATTGAGTTCCTCAAGAAAGAGCACCGTAACCGGCCTGAAATGGCATATAACGATCAGATGTCCTCTTTTTACGGCATATTTGACCGCCTCGTTGAACTTTGCCTTGATAGCATTTTTATCTGCCGTCCCGTCAAGAAAGCCGTTGTTTTTGAGTGCGGTCACACCCGCAGCTTTAGCAACATCATACGCTACACTTTTGCCTGATGTCCTGCTGTCGAGGAATATGAGCTGACGAGCCTTCAGTTCATCAATGACCGGTTCCATAGTGTTTCTGTCCGCCGTAGCAAGCGACCCTCTGTGGTTGCTTAAGCCTGCCGTGTCCGGCAGGGTATCAAGCGCCGCCGCTGTTATTTCGCGTATTTTAGTACTGCTCATGCCACGGCCGATGAGATATGGCCCGCCGTTTTTATCTGCCTCAGCCTGCATCGGCAGATGCAGAAGGTATGGTATCCCCTCTGAAGCAGCCAGTTTAGCAGTCGCCTGTGCATATTTTGTATATGGCATGATCGCCCATGTGAGCGGGATGCTGAGTTTAGAAATCTTTCGCGTCAGTTTCATCTGCTCGCCGCCGTCGTCAACGACCAGAGACAAAACCGGCCTTTTATCGGTTTGTACCGATTCCGGAGCGCCTGTTCTGATTGCCGGCGCAGGCACTTTGTCTCTGGATGTTGTCTCTGTCCCGCCCTTTATTTTATTGATCCCTCTGATTTCAGCTGTGATTTTTTCTGTCTTCCGTACTACCTCGTCTGCCGTCCTTACTATCGGAGCCGGGATATGTTCCGGGTACAGGCGGCACAAAACTAAGACGAGAGCAGCTGCAAGGAACAGCAGCAAAGCCATTTTCGCAAGTATGGCAAACGATGTGCGCGGACTGCGGTAATGACGTCCCATCTTATCGATCCAACGCTATTTCTTTTTCCCAATTTCATTTTTTAATATGGAAAGGCCTTTCTGCAGCTGTTTGTCGGCGTTCTTATCCTTCTTTGGCTCACCGCCCATCCTGATGTTCGGCTCAAGCCCCTTATGGTCGATTATAACTCCTGACGGAGTCGTGTAGCGCGCTATTGTGATGTAGATCCCGGAATTATCCGGCAGGTTGAAGAGTGACTGGACAGAACCCTTGCCGAAGGTCCTCATTCCGACGATCGTACCGCGTTTATGGTCTTTGATGGCGCCGGCAAGTATCTCTGCTGCGCTGGCACTACCCTCATTGACGAGCACTACAAGCGGAAGATTGTTGGCCCTGCCTTCTTTTGCATACATAATATCGTTGGCCCTGTCAAAGCGGCCCTTCATCCCTACGACAACTCCTCCGTTGATGAACTGTGATGTGACATCTACACATGATTCCAACAGTCCGCCGGGATTGTTCCTGAGGTCCAGAAGTATGCCCGCCGCTTTTTTACCGTTTGCCGACTTTATAGCTGCGGTCAGTTCCTGATCAGTCTTGAAGTTAAACTGGTTGATTTTTATATATGCTACGTTCTTTATCATCTCAAGACGAACTGTCTTTATTTTGATGATTTCCCTGACCATGTTGAATTGGAGGATCTTATCGACATTTTTACGCCGCACCCAAATATTGACAGCTTTGCCGGAAGGCCCGCGAAGCAGCTTGACGACCTCATCACTGTTTAAGCCAACGACATTTTTGTCGCCTACTTTTATTATTTCATCAAGAGGCTTTAGCCCGGCCTTATCTGCCGGAGTGCCTTCCATAGGAGCGATAACTATTGTCCTCCCGTCTCTTGACGTGATGTATATGCCAAGACCGCCGTATTCACCCTCCATCTCGAGGTTTTCTTCCTCCAGCGCCTTGGGTTCCACAAAACGGGTAAAGGGATCTCCTACTGATTCAACAAGCCCCTTCATTGCCCCGTAATACATTTTCGTGTCGTCTATCTTGCCTTTTTTATCACCATCGACATGGTATGTTTCAAGCGCAAGTTTTGTCTGTTTGATTATGGAAAGCTGCTGCGGAGAGAACGGCAGCCCTTTAGGCCAGTCTGCTCCTACTGCCTGGGGAACCAGATATATGCCTGCAGCTATTAGAAGCCCTATAACTATCCCTATCGACAGATCCTTAATTTTTTTCACTTTCACCACTGACCTTTCTATAATACCGAGGGAGAAGAATAACCGCTCCTGCGAATTTCATTATATTACTGCAGGTAACGCATCGGATTAACTGCATCACCGTTGGCTCTGACCTCAAAATGAAGATGGTTGCCCGTCGCGATCCCTGTCGAACCGACACGGCCTATGACTGTACCCCTTTGTACCTTTGCATCTTCAACACAGTCTATACCGGAAAGGTGCGCGTAAACCGTGGTAAGGTTTCCTCCGTGGTCGATTATTACGACCTGTCCATAGCCGCGCATCCAGCCGGTATAAAGGATTTCACCGGCATCGGCCGCACGGACGGGCGCACCCTTAGGCGCACTTATGTCGATCCCGGTGTGGGTGATCTTCGTCTTAAAGACCGGATGTATCCTTGTACCGAAGGAGCTGGTGATATTTCCATGAACAGGCCATGCCAGACGTCCGCCCCGATAGTAGACTGTCTCTTTTTTGCCTGGGTTCCTCGCCTGATTCAGCCTTCTTTTTTCTGCAAGCAGGCGTTTGACTGTTGACTGAAGCTCTTTTGATGCTCTCAGCAGCTCTTCCTGTTCCGCCATGTACAGCGCCTTGTCCCTGCGTACTTTAGAGAGCAGCAGATTACGCTCGTCGGACGCGCTCCTGAGTTCTGTGTGCTGCTGCTTAAGTTCCTTCCCTCGGGATTGGAGCCTTGCCTGCTGCTCTTTGAGCTCCTGCTGAGTTTCGCTTAACTTTTTTTTCTGTGCAGTAAGGTCGTTTATCAATGCCTGATCCTGTTCCGCGATCCTGCCAAGAAGATATGTGTTGGAAAGCGCATCCTCTGCACCCTGGGAGGAGAGCAGGAGGGTGAACTCTGTCACCCCGCCGTATTTGTATATAGAAACGAGCCTTTTGCCCAGAAGTTCCTGCGCCTCTCTTATCCCTTTATTCGTATCGGCTATTTCGTTTGAAAGTTTTACTATATTTCGCTGCACCTTTTTTATGTGCAGCGTCACAACATTGACCTTCTGCTGCGTTACGGTTATTTTCTGACTCAGTTCCTCTATCTGCGAAGATACGTCCCTTTCTTTTTTAGATGTCTCTTTAATTTTTTTATTAGTCAAAGATATACGCTTCTGTATCTTCTGATACTCCTGTTCCTGCTTTTTTATCTGGCTGTCAAGATCAGCTGCGCTTGTGGCGGCAAACACAGATGCTCCTGTTGCATACGGCAAAACAGCGGCGACTGTAGAAATAATAAACAGTTTAAACAGCTTTTTTTTAAATAAGGCCATTTTTCCTCCATTACAACACACTAGAGAGACCTAGATGCTTTTCTTATAAAATTCTCAACTGCAAGCAGGCTTGCTATAAGGCTGATCGCAGCGCCGCAGCAGATGAGCATGAACCCAAGCTTACCTATCAGTTTCGGTGATTCAAGAAATGGAAGGAAGGGCAGCATGTCTTTCAGTCTTATTATCGCAGAGTAATAAGTGCCGCCGAGCAGCAATGATGCAAGCAGCGCTCCGGCAAATCCGAGGATGAATCCCTGGATCACAAAGGGAAGCGTTACGTAGGTCGACGTCGCACCGACCATCATCATAACTCTGATCTCCTCTTCTCTTGAATAGACCGATATTCTTATTGTGTTGAACAAAACTATACCGCTTGCGGCTATGGCAATAATAAGCATGATTATGGAAAATCTTTCAACGAAGTTGGATACGTTTGTAAGTTTTTCCGCAACGCGTCCGGCATAGACGATGTCATCAACTTCAGGTACAGCGACCAGCATCCTTGCGGTCTCTGCAACATTTGAGGCCCTGTTGACACGCACCTCGACGCTTGAAGGAAGAGGGTTTTCACCAAGCAGCGTGACCGCGTCAGCCTGATTGCCTATCCTTGCGCGAAGCCTTTCAAGAGCCATCTCTTTCGTAATAATTTTTGTATCTTTAACATCCGGTATGACGCGTATCTTTTTTGCGACTGCTTCTATATCAACGCCTGGTTTTAAGTACGCCTGTATAGATAGCTGATTTTCCATCATCCCAACTATATTTCTTACATTCAGCACAAGAAGGGTGCTCGCACCGATGACATAGAAAACAGACATTGCCGTGAATATCGTGAGTAAGCTCATTCCCCAATGACGGACTACAAGCCTGATCCCGTCCCTGCATGCATATCTAACAGCTGCCATCGAGCTCATACCTCCTCTGGGCCTCGTCGCGCACTATTCTGCCGCGGTGGATCTCAACGACCCGGTGGCGATAGGTGTTGACAAGGATCTGATTGTGAGTTGCCATGATAACAGTTGTCCCTGCCGCATTTATTTCAAGAAAAAGCTGCATTATTTCGTCTGCGGTGTGGCTGTCGACGTTGCCTGTCGGTTCGTCGGCCAGGATGAGTGAGGGCTCGTTGACGATCGCCCTCGCTATTGCAAGACGCTGCTGTTCCCCTCCGGACATCTGCGGCGGATATAGGTTGCGTCTGCGCCATATACCTACGGTCTTCAATACTTCGGATACCCTATCTGATATATCTTTGGGCGGAAGTCCCATTACCTCAAGAACAAACGCTACGTTTTCAAATGCAGTGAGGTTGGGCAGAAGCATGAAGTCCTGGAACACTACGCCGATATCTCTTCTGAACAGAGCAAGATCAAATCTGCCGATTTTCCTCAGAAGGTTGCCTCCTACGCTTATCTGCCCCCTCGTGGGGACGACCTCGCGGGAGATGCAGCGCATAAGAGTCGTCTTGCCGGACCCTGTCTCTCCCACAAGGTATACGAACTCACCGCTGTTCACCTGAAGATATATGTCTTCAAGCGCAACTATGTCAGGCTGAAATATTTTGGTGACACCAGAAAATTTTATATCCATTATATGATGCTACCTCCTGCGGAGCGCCCATACCTGGGCTGCCGCATTGACGATTTCTTTCCATGTAAGTCCGTAGTATTCGCGGAGCTCCTCAGGAGTACCGCTGTTCACAAACTGATCTTCTATCCCTACAAAGCGCACAGGCACGGGATATGTGCTGCAAAGGCATTCCGCCAGCGCTCCGCCAAGCCCGCCTATGCAGCAATGCTCCTCTGCCGCAACACAACAACCTGTCCTTCTCACCGAGGCCAGCACGATCTGCTCAGGGAAAGGCTTCAGACTATAACAATCTATGACTTCCGCACTTATGCCCTGCTGCTCGAGTATCTCAGCAGCAGCAATAGCATTACTGACCATGATACCACATGCACAGATAGTGACGCCTGTGCCCTCTCTCAGTAAACGCGCACCTCCGGCATAGTATAAGTCATCCGGATCATATCGGGGCTGCAAAATAGAGGTCATGCCAAGTCTGAGATAAACAGGTCCGTCTACCGTCTCAGAGGCTTTGGCAATTCCATAGACTGATCCTATGTCCGATGGAACAAAAATATTCATATTCGGCATTGCGCGCATTAGGGCCAGGTCCTCTATGATAAGAGAGGCCACACCTTCCTGGCCCTTTGAAAGACCCCCGTCGGCAGCCGCGATCCTCACATTAAGCGAGGGTATCGCAAGCGCCTCGCGTATCTGTCCATAACATCTGGCGACAAGTCTGGAACAGTTGCCTGTGATCCATGGTTTCTTGCCGTTGAGCGCAAAGCCGGCAGCATTGAGTATAGCATCGGCCTCAGACGCCGCAAAAAATATTTTTTCCTTAGGCAGTTTTCCCAGGATGCCGATATCAAAGCCTGTATCCGGCACAACCAGCATAAAGTCATCATGCCTCTGAGCATATTTCTCAATATAATCGCAGAAAACATCCCATACGCTGGTTGTTTGCGTCTTATTATTCATTTATATGCCCCTCCAGCTCTTCTAAAGCCTGATCCATATCGTCCATACTCATCGACCTTGTATACCTGGATGGATCTGCATCTACAAAGGATATTCCCTTTCCGTTTTTTGCGTCGATGAAAACAGCCTTTGGTAAACCACATAAAAATTCCTGAGAGGAAAATACATCTTCCATCTC from Synergistaceae bacterium harbors:
- a CDS encoding peptidoglycan DD-metalloendopeptidase family protein; this encodes MALFKKKLFKLFIISTVAAVLPYATGASVFAATSAADLDSQIKKQEQEYQKIQKRISLTNKKIKETSKKERDVSSQIEELSQKITVTQQKVNVVTLHIKKVQRNIVKLSNEIADTNKGIREAQELLGKRLVSIYKYGGVTEFTLLLSSQGAEDALSNTYLLGRIAEQDQALINDLTAQKKKLSETQQELKEQQARLQSRGKELKQQHTELRSASDERNLLLSKVRRDKALYMAEQEELLRASKELQSTVKRLLAEKRRLNQARNPGKKETVYYRGGRLAWPVHGNITSSFGTRIHPVFKTKITHTGIDISAPKGAPVRAADAGEILYTGWMRGYGQVVIIDHGGNLTTVYAHLSGIDCVEDAKVQRGTVIGRVGSTGIATGNHLHFEVRANGDAVNPMRYLQ
- a CDS encoding adenylosuccinate synthase — protein: MTGSENNIVIGMQWGNEGKGRMLDFLAGRSGVIIRFQGCSNGGRSITAGGERFRVNYLPSGINNDGKKCLICCNVVLDLEKISAEISLLKEAGVLKAELVISPECHLILDYHKKLDVLEGRILGHGNNRTMQELGLGPCCADKFRRLGIRAGDLFSPDVLRKKIEHNLTIKNEYFSKIYGEKELEPSVLLGKCLENGEKLKPYIGDPTAIVETAFAKNLGILFEGSDGTMNDIDRGIYPYIMPASTISASAFIGTGIRNSAPMHVIGVAKSYCTRTDSGPFITEETGSVAPFIRNRGGEFAGITGEPRRIGWLDLPALKYALRENGVHTLSMTKLDVLTGIDELKICTSYIVDGKERKSFDLSIDEMYRAEPVYRSMPGWKVDLVGCSELKALPQQARAYIKFIEDYTGIPVIWIGVGAQWGNALLRRN
- a CDS encoding ATP-binding cassette domain-containing protein, yielding MDIKFSGVTKIFQPDIVALEDIYLQVNSGEFVYLVGETGSGKTTLMRCISREVVPTRGQISVGGNLLRKIGRFDLALFRRDIGVVFQDFMLLPNLTAFENVAFVLEVMGLPPKDISDRVSEVLKTVGIWRRRNLYPPQMSGGEQQRLAIARAIVNEPSLILADEPTGNVDSHTADEIMQLFLEINAAGTTVIMATHNQILVNTYRHRVVEIHRGRIVRDEAQRRYELDGSC
- a CDS encoding transketolase; the encoded protein is MNNKTQTTSVWDVFCDYIEKYAQRHDDFMLVVPDTGFDIGILGKLPKEKIFFAASEADAILNAAGFALNGKKPWITGNCSRLVARCYGQIREALAIPSLNVRIAAADGGLSKGQEGVASLIIEDLALMRAMPNMNIFVPSDIGSVYGIAKASETVDGPVYLRLGMTSILQPRYDPDDLYYAGGARLLREGTGVTICACGIMVSNAIAAAEILEQQGISAEVIDCYSLKPFPEQIVLASVRRTGCCVAAEEHCCIGGLGGALAECLCSTYPVPVRFVGIEDQFVNSGTPEELREYYGLTWKEIVNAAAQVWALRRR
- a CDS encoding permease-like cell division protein FtsX codes for the protein MAAVRYACRDGIRLVVRHWGMSLLTIFTAMSVFYVIGASTLLVLNVRNIVGMMENQLSIQAYLKPGVDIEAVAKKIRVIPDVKDTKIITKEMALERLRARIGNQADAVTLLGENPLPSSVEVRVNRASNVAETARMLVAVPEVDDIVYAGRVAEKLTNVSNFVERFSIIMLIIAIAASGIVLFNTIRISVYSREEEIRVMMMVGATSTYVTLPFVIQGFILGFAGALLASLLLGGTYYSAIIRLKDMLPFLPFLESPKLIGKLGFMLICCGAAISLIASLLAVENFIRKASRSL
- a CDS encoding divergent polysaccharide deacetylase family protein, producing the protein MGRHYRSPRTSFAILAKMALLLFLAAALVLVLCRLYPEHIPAPIVRTADEVVRKTEKITAEIRGINKIKGGTETTSRDKVPAPAIRTGAPESVQTDKRPVLSLVVDDGGEQMKLTRKISKLSIPLTWAIMPYTKYAQATAKLAASEGIPYLLHLPMQAEADKNGGPYLIGRGMSSTKIREITAAALDTLPDTAGLSNHRGSLATADRNTMEPVIDELKARQLIFLDSRTSGKSVAYDVAKAAGVTALKNNGFLDGTADKNAIKAKFNEAVKYAVKRGHLIVICHFRPVTVLFLEELNANYRTLPVRLITIPEMAGILALHQEKGDAE
- a CDS encoding S41 family peptidase, with amino-acid sequence MKVKKIKDLSIGIVIGLLIAAGIYLVPQAVGADWPKGLPFSPQQLSIIKQTKLALETYHVDGDKKGKIDDTKMYYGAMKGLVESVGDPFTRFVEPKALEEENLEMEGEYGGLGIYITSRDGRTIVIAPMEGTPADKAGLKPLDEIIKVGDKNVVGLNSDEVVKLLRGPSGKAVNIWVRRKNVDKILQFNMVREIIKIKTVRLEMIKNVAYIKINQFNFKTDQELTAAIKSANGKKAAGILLDLRNNPGGLLESCVDVTSQFINGGVVVGMKGRFDRANDIMYAKEGRANNLPLVVLVNEGSASAAEILAGAIKDHKRGTIVGMRTFGKGSVQSLFNLPDNSGIYITIARYTTPSGVIIDHKGLEPNIRMGGEPKKDKNADKQLQKGLSILKNEIGKKK